Proteins co-encoded in one Papaver somniferum cultivar HN1 chromosome 5, ASM357369v1, whole genome shotgun sequence genomic window:
- the LOC113278610 gene encoding serine carboxypeptidase-like 7 has translation MVRHLNIHFNLLSLFILLQISWVQSKFEASSNTTISTGFSSSSSSPPSRVKYLPGFSGSLPFHLETGYISVNISDEDSQSNNHDRNEDIELFYYFVKSERKPEEDPLVLWFTGGPRCSSLSALLFEIGPITMDIAGYDGGLPKLVLNRNSWTKVANVIFPEAPVYTEFSYSRSSANLYVGDKESSQSSYEFVIKWLFRHPEFKSNPLYIGGDSYSGIIVPIVVQHLINDIQTQKYPFLNLKGYLLGNPLTQKQLDINARVPYAYGMGLLSYELFESMKENCKGKYLNFDLDNVNCSKDGERYQEGQNQDVLSGYWENDDRVQEALHVRNETVKKWVRCNSDAPYKYDIYGISSIVEYHRKISTKLGYRSLIYSGDHDLVVPHISTEACIRSLNLSIIEDWRPWLLDDQIAGYTRTYSSGLTYATLKASNKILS, from the exons ATGGTTAGGCATTTGAATATTCACTTCaatcttctttctctttttattcttttaCAAATATCATGGGTTCAGTCCAAATTTGAAGCCTCTTCTAATACGACAATAAGTACTggattttcatcatcatcatcttcgccACCATCAAGAGTTAAATATTTACCTGGATTTTCAGGATCGCTTCCTTTCCATCTTGAAACAGG GTATATCAGTGTTAATATTAGTGATGAAGATTCACAGAGTAATAACCATGATCGAAATGAAGATATTGAGCTGTTCTATTATTTTGTGAAATCGGAAAGAAAGCCTGAAGAAGATCCCCTTGTGCTCTGGTTCACTGGTGGTCCGCGTTGCTCTAGTCTTAGTGCTTTGCTGTTTGAGATAG GTCCTATAACAATGGACATAGCTGGATATGATGGTGGGCTGCCAAAATTGGTGCTCAACCGAAACTCATGGACTAAG GTTGCAAACGTAATCTTTCCAGAAGCCCCCGTTTACACTGAATTTTCGTACTCGAGGTCTTCAGCTAATTTATATGTTGGTGACAAGGAGTCATCGCAGAGTAGCTATGAATTTGTAATTAAG TGGTTATTCAGGCATCCGGAATTTAAATCCAACCCTCTTTACATTGGTGGTGATTCATATTCAGGCATCATTGTTCCGATTGTTGTTCAACATTTGATAAATG ATATTCAAACGCAAAAATATCCATTCCTTAACTTAAAG GGTTACTTACTCGGGAATCCGCTAACCCAAAAACAATTGGACATTAATGCAAGGGTACCATATGCTTATGGCATGGGCCTTTTATCCTACGAACTCTTTGAG TCAATGAAGGAGAATTGTAAAGGGAAGTATCTCAATTTTGATCTTGACAATGTGAACTGCTCAAAGGATGGAGAAAGATACCAAGAG GGTCAAAATCAAGATGTTTTAAGTGGATATTGGGAAAATGATGACCGTGTTCAAGAGGCTCTCCACGTAAGAAAT GAAACAGTTAAGAAATGGGTTCGGTGCAACTCTGACGCACCTTATAAGTATGATATATATGGCATTTCAAGCATTGTAGAATATCATCGAAAGATTAGCACCAAACTTGGTTATAGATCTCTCATATACAGTGGTGATCATGATTTGGTGGTGCCACATATTTCAACAGAAGCATGTATACGATCACTGAATTTATCCATTATCGAAGATTGGCGCCCATGGCTTCTCGATGATCAGATTGCAGG ATACACAAGAACATACTCAAGCGGTCTTACATATGCAACTCTGAAGGCAAGCAACAAAATATTATcctaa